From the genome of Patescibacteria group bacterium:
TACCACCCGCGCACTGATTAGTTTTTCACATTTTATCAGTAACTACGGTTACTTCTTTTTTGGCGGGGCCGTTCTCTGTACGCTCGTGCTCGTGTGGGCCGTACGGCAAAAGTTTTCACACCCGTTTACTCATCTTTTGATGCTTCGTATGCCAATTGTGGGTGGCATGATCAGGTCGGCAAATATCGCGCGGTTTGTGCGTACGCTCGGTATGTTGCTCAAAAGCGGTGTCAATGTCGATGAAGCGATTGAGATCGCACACGACTCGATGGGCAATTATTATTATAAACTTGCTCTTACGCGCGTGGGACGCGATGTCGCCAAGGGCTCAAAGCTTTCGGGGAGTTTAGCTCAAGAGGCGCATCTATTCCCCCCAATTGTCACGCGCATGATCAAAGTGGGCGAGGAGTCGGGTAAATTTGAGGAAACACTTTTTTATCTTGCTTCATTTTATGAAGCCGAGGTTGATACATCGACAAAAACTCTCTCTACTATACTCGAGCCCATTCTTCTTTTGTTTATTGGACTTCTGGTGGGTGGGCTCGCGCTCGCGATTATCACGCCAATCTATGAGATTACGGGTGGCATCAAATACTAAACGCGCGTTTACCCTTACCGAACTACTCATCACCATCGCGCTCTTGGGTATGATTGCTACTATCGCGGTGCCAGTCGTCTCGAACTTGCAGGTATCGGGTCAGCTTGACGATGTGACAACCGAGATAAAAACGGCGCTTCGTGCTACGCGTACGCGTTCGGTCGCGCGTGTGGGTGATGCGACGCACGGCGTTTTTTTTACATCCCAATCTTACACACTCTATCGTATACCCGATGGTGTGCCGACACTCAACGAGGCGCGACAGATACCTCGTGCAATGAGCATTTCCACTACTATTCCGGCGGCCGATATCAACTTTAGCCGAGGCATTGGTATACCAAATATTGCTGCAAACCAGACTATCACCATCACACATGCTACCGGGGGCACGCGTATCATCACTATCACTCCCGCTGGTCTCGTAGATGCGCAATAATAAAGATATGAGAGGGCAGACGCTCTTTGAGATTATTATTGCACTCGCGATTTTTTCCATGATCGCGTCTATTTTGGTTAGCGTATCACTCGGCGGCTTTACCGCGCTTACGCAGGGGGGTGATCAGACTAAGGCATCAGGGCTCGCTGAAGAGGGTATGGAGGCGTTACGATCTATACGCGATGGCGCATGGAATGAAATACGCCCCGCCATAGGCAGTCAGACGGCGGTGGTGACGGGCGCTATTTCGGATGTGCCAAAGGTGCCAACCGGCAGAGAATGGATTTTTACTGCCGGCGCGCCTGCAGAAACTCTCGGCAAGTTTACACGCACAATCACGCTCGAGGCGGTGTGCCGCGATCCGCAGACACGCGTGATTTCAACATGTCCCATTGGTGCACCCGATCCCCATACCGAGCGCGCGACAGTCACGGTGAGTTGGGAGACGCGGCCAGGGACTCCAAACACGGTTGCTCGCAGTTCATATCTGACGGGGTGGGATTCGCGTACATGGCGGCAGACTGACTGGTCGGGTGGCGCAGGGCAAACTACATGGTCTGATGCCACTCGCTATAATCTTGACGATGGCAATATTGATAATCTTAGTGGAGAGCTGAAGCTGCGACAAAGCAGTGATGTATGGATTTTTGACCCCAGCTTTTCTTGGGCGAGTGTCGTTGGTGGGCCGGTCCGAGTTCTTAATGGGATTGATACGGCCGATGGCATGAATGTATGGGCAGTGGGAGGCAATGGTATTATTCTCAAATATAATGGCGTATCGTGGTCTCGTATACTTCATAATTTAGGTACGCAGAGTATCAATGCAGTAGACGTAATATCCCCGACCGACATATGGACTGCCGGGAATTCCGGTAAAATATATCATTCTACAGACGGCGTGAATTGGATCGAGGATGAAGACACAGGAAGTCATGTATGGAATTCGATTTCTATGGTGAGCCCGACACTGGGTTTTGCAGTAGGAAACTCGGGTTGGGTAGCGCGATACAATAGTGGTACATGGGCTGTATCCAAGATTGTTCCAGGCCACAGCAGCAATCTTCATAGTGTTTCTATGCTCTCTGCCACTGCTGGTTGGGCAGTAGGGGCGAGCGGTAAAATATTTTTTTGGAATGGGACGACGTGGGCCGAGGATGAAGATACGGGTGGTCAGGTATGGGATGATGTTTTTGTATTTCCGGGTATGAGTGATGGTTGGGTGGTTGGTTCGAGTGGAAATATATATCGTTGGGATGGGGCCAACTGGCTTTCTGTGGCCCCAGGAGTTAGCGCGGCACTCAATGCTAGTGCTTTTGTAAGTCAAACAGATGGGTGGGCGCTTGGGAATGGTGGCACTACACTTCGTTGGAATGGCGCTTGGAATAGTATCACCTCACCAACAAGTCAAAATCTCAACGACATTGTGTTGGTGGGCAGTGCAGGATGGGCAGTTGGAAATAGTGGAACTATTTTAAAGTTGCAAACCAGTAGTGACTATCCTTTGAGCGGCTCTCTTGTCTCATCTGCATTTCCGCTCGTCGATAATTCGCCGGTAGAATCGATCGAATGGTTGGAACAAATCCCCGCAGGGTGTGGTACCTGTTCGGTAAAGTTTCAGATACAGACATCAGCCGATGGTACCTCATGGCTCCCCGCAGAGTGGATGGGGCCCGAGGGGGATGACGATAATGAAACTGACTATTTTACTCTTGCTACAGGGCATCTGATACCAAGTATTGCGAATGGTAGGCAATGGGTGCGGTACAAGGCAGAACTTACCGGTGATGGTGCGAACACGCCGACATTACAAGAAATACGCATACAATATAAATAACATGCGACGCGCCTTTACTCTTATCGAAATAATCATTTATCTTGCTATTATCGGTATGATCGCGGTGACTTTGGTATTGTTTAGTATCTCAGTCTCCACTTCGCGCGGTAAGGCGGAAGTCGTCTCCGAGGTACAGTCAAATGCACGGTTTGCGCTTGATATCATGCGTCAGAAAATTCGCCGTGCCAGCGGTATCAACATAGCTGCCAGTACCTTTAACTCTCCTCAAGGCGTGTTGTCAGTCGTGATGCCAAATGCTTCCGAAAATACCGTTTTTAATCTCGATAATGGTCGCCTTCGTATGACGGTAGGCATCAACCCTGCCGAGT
Proteins encoded in this window:
- a CDS encoding prepilin-type N-terminal cleavage/methylation domain-containing protein; the encoded protein is MASNTKRAFTLTELLITIALLGMIATIAVPVVSNLQVSGQLDDVTTEIKTALRATRTRSVARVGDATHGVFFTSQSYTLYRIPDGVPTLNEARQIPRAMSISTTIPAADINFSRGIGIPNIAANQTITITHATGGTRIITITPAGLVDAQ
- a CDS encoding prepilin-type N-terminal cleavage/methylation domain-containing protein, with the protein product MRRAFTLIEIIIYLAIIGMIAVTLVLFSISVSTSRGKAEVVSEVQSNARFALDIMRQKIRRASGINIAASTFNSPQGVLSVVMPNASENTVFNLDNGRLRMTVGINPAEFLTSDEIEVTDLRFVNLTDGARENIRIFMTFRYKNAGSVEYQYEYSVESAMSIRF
- a CDS encoding type II secretion system F family protein; this encodes MAQPQLQVRHSSRRGASLATRALFAKHLAVMLKSGLTLTEALAITRDSSRGAFRGVLTDIMRAVETGRPLSQAFGDHEHVFGGLFIEATYAGEKSGTLPENLENIATELEREKELVAKIKGALMYPSVVLAAAFVLAMGVSLFVLPKITPLFESFHTELPFTTRALISFSHFISNYGYFFFGGAVLCTLVLVWAVRQKFSHPFTHLLMLRMPIVGGMIRSANIARFVRTLGMLLKSGVNVDEAIEIAHDSMGNYYYKLALTRVGRDVAKGSKLSGSLAQEAHLFPPIVTRMIKVGEESGKFEETLFYLASFYEAEVDTSTKTLSTILEPILLLFIGLLVGGLALAIITPIYEITGGIKY